One window of the Herbiconiux sp. L3-i23 genome contains the following:
- a CDS encoding ABC transporter ATP-binding protein, with protein MLGTILMRYLRPYWPLIVGVIVFQLAQSIASLYLPSLNADIIDDGVALGDTGFILSTGAVMLGVTLLQIGAAIAAVYFGAKTAMSLGRDLRLAVFDRVATFSEREVTRFGAPSLITRSTNDVQQVQMLVLMTSTMLISAPILSIGGVFMALQEDLQLSWILVVAVPVLLLAVGAIIVRMVPQFQKMQERIDRVNRVLREQLTGIRVVRAFVREPVETERFAEANRELTDTALRAGRLFALMFPIVMLVLNVSSIAVLWFGAYRIEDGSMQVGSLTAFLSYLIQILMAVMMATFIAVLLPRAVVSADRIGEVLETSSSVVPPHSPTAATRTTGDVEFDAVSFAYPGADQPVLHEVSFRAEPGTTTAIIGSTGSGKTTLVNLIPRLFDVTSGAVRVDGVDVRELDPSVLWDRIAIVPQRAYLFSGTVASNLRYGNPDATDAELWRALEIAQARDFVEEMPEGLESPIAQGGTNVSGGQRQRLAIARALVKRPEIYVFDDSFSALDTTTDARLRAALSRDVGGATKIVVAQRVSTIALADLIIVLDDGVVVGAGTHEELLASSPEYAEIVTSQLPAEEIA; from the coding sequence ATGCTCGGCACGATCCTCATGCGCTACCTGCGCCCGTACTGGCCGCTCATCGTCGGCGTCATCGTCTTCCAGCTCGCCCAGTCGATCGCCTCGCTCTACCTGCCGAGCCTCAACGCCGACATCATCGACGACGGCGTCGCACTCGGCGACACCGGCTTCATCCTCTCCACGGGCGCGGTGATGCTCGGCGTCACCCTGCTGCAGATCGGCGCCGCCATCGCCGCCGTCTACTTCGGCGCGAAGACGGCGATGTCGCTCGGACGGGACCTGCGCCTCGCCGTGTTCGACCGGGTCGCGACCTTCTCCGAACGCGAGGTCACCCGATTCGGCGCCCCGTCGCTGATCACCCGCAGCACCAACGACGTGCAGCAGGTGCAGATGCTCGTCCTCATGACCAGCACGATGCTGATCAGCGCCCCGATCCTCAGCATCGGCGGCGTCTTCATGGCCCTGCAGGAGGACCTTCAGCTGAGCTGGATCCTCGTCGTCGCCGTGCCGGTGCTGCTGCTCGCGGTGGGCGCGATCATCGTGCGGATGGTGCCGCAGTTCCAGAAGATGCAGGAGCGCATCGACCGCGTCAACCGGGTGCTCCGCGAGCAGCTGACCGGTATCCGGGTCGTGCGGGCGTTCGTCCGCGAACCGGTCGAGACCGAACGGTTCGCCGAGGCCAACCGCGAGCTCACCGACACCGCGTTGCGCGCCGGTCGCCTGTTCGCCCTGATGTTCCCGATCGTCATGCTGGTGCTCAACGTCTCGAGCATCGCGGTGCTCTGGTTCGGGGCGTACCGGATCGAGGACGGCAGCATGCAGGTCGGCTCGCTGACCGCCTTCCTCAGCTATCTGATCCAGATCCTGATGGCGGTCATGATGGCGACGTTCATCGCGGTGCTGCTGCCCCGCGCGGTCGTCTCGGCCGACCGCATCGGCGAGGTGCTCGAGACGTCGTCGTCGGTCGTGCCGCCGCACTCGCCGACGGCCGCGACGCGGACCACGGGCGACGTCGAGTTCGACGCCGTCTCGTTCGCCTACCCGGGTGCCGACCAGCCCGTCCTGCACGAGGTGAGCTTCCGGGCCGAACCGGGAACCACGACGGCGATCATCGGCAGCACCGGGTCCGGCAAGACGACCCTCGTGAACCTCATCCCCCGACTGTTCGACGTCACCTCAGGAGCGGTGCGGGTCGACGGCGTCGACGTGCGCGAACTCGACCCGTCGGTGCTGTGGGACCGCATCGCCATAGTGCCGCAGCGGGCGTACCTCTTCTCGGGCACCGTGGCGAGCAACCTCCGCTACGGCAACCCCGACGCGACCGACGCGGAGCTGTGGCGCGCGCTCGAGATCGCTCAGGCCCGCGACTTCGTCGAGGAGATGCCCGAGGGGCTCGAATCGCCGATCGCGCAGGGCGGCACCAATGTGTCGGGCGGGCAACGCCAGCGACTCGCGATCGCCCGCGCCCTCGTCAAACGGCCCGAGATCTACGTCTTCGACGACTCGTTCTCGGCCCTCGACACGACGACCGACGCGCGACTGCGGGCGGCGCTCTCCCGCGATGTCGGCGGGGCGACGAAGATCGTCGTCGCCCAACGGGTCTCGACCATCGCCCTCGCCGATCTCATCATCGTGCTCGACGACGGCGTCGTCGTCGGAGCGGGCACCCACGAGGAACTCCTCGCATCCTCCCCCGAATACGCCGAGATCGTCACCAGTCAGCTCCCCGCCGAGGAGATCGCATGA
- a CDS encoding TetR/AcrR family transcriptional regulator, giving the protein MSETLTPEPPVETARERARPLAPDDRREAIIAAVAPLIREHGRDITTRQIADAAGIAEGTVFRAFPDKESLIDAAIERLFDPTPLEDAVRAIDGSLPVEEKLVQVLHLLRERFDGIFRLMATLHLRERPRIQAGAARWVGVFTEVLGIDAHELAGPPEHVAHYLRLLAFSSTLPAFTAPDGFTERDLARLMLDGLLARPSHPHARSEA; this is encoded by the coding sequence GTGTCGGAAACGCTGACCCCCGAGCCGCCCGTCGAGACCGCTCGGGAACGCGCCCGCCCACTCGCCCCCGACGACCGGCGCGAGGCGATCATCGCCGCCGTCGCACCCCTCATCCGCGAACACGGACGGGACATCACCACCCGCCAGATCGCCGATGCCGCCGGCATCGCCGAGGGAACCGTCTTCCGAGCGTTCCCTGACAAGGAGTCCCTCATCGACGCCGCGATCGAGCGTCTCTTCGACCCGACACCGCTCGAGGATGCGGTGCGGGCGATCGACGGATCGCTCCCCGTCGAAGAGAAGCTCGTGCAGGTGCTGCACCTGCTGCGCGAGCGGTTCGACGGCATCTTCCGACTGATGGCCACCCTCCATCTGCGGGAACGTCCGCGGATCCAGGCGGGCGCGGCGCGCTGGGTCGGCGTCTTCACCGAGGTGCTCGGCATCGACGCCCACGAACTGGCGGGCCCGCCCGAGCACGTCGCGCACTACCTCCGTCTTCTCGCGTTCTCCTCGACGCTGCCCGCGTTCACGGCGCCCGACGGCTTCACGGAGCGCGACCTCGCCCGCCTCATGCTCGACGGGCTGCTCGCCCGCCCATCGCACCCTCACGCCCGCTCGGAGGCCTGA
- the ftsY gene encoding signal recognition particle-docking protein FtsY has protein sequence MARTPWSLSGALRGMFAKRTIDETTWDDLEVALIGADFGPSVTEEIIDDLRAKVDRYRTTDPKDLQRMLQESIEERLSKFDPTLKLTERPAVVLVVGVNGVGKTTTIGKFAKFVRNYGRTVVVGAADTFRAAAVEQLATWAERAGADLVRPQQQGQDPASVAFQTVEKAKRDGTEIVIIDTAGRLQTKTGLMDELGKIRRVIEKQAPIAEVLLVLDATTGQNGLSQAQAFLEVAGITGLVITKLDGSAKGGFVLAVQEKTGLPIKLIGQGEGIGDLTGFTPHVFAQNLVG, from the coding sequence GTGGCACGCACTCCCTGGTCCCTGTCGGGCGCTCTCCGCGGCATGTTCGCCAAGCGCACCATCGACGAGACCACCTGGGATGACCTCGAGGTCGCCCTGATCGGCGCCGACTTCGGTCCGTCCGTGACCGAGGAGATCATCGACGACCTGCGGGCCAAGGTCGACCGCTACCGCACGACCGACCCGAAGGACCTGCAGCGGATGCTCCAGGAGAGCATCGAGGAGCGGCTGTCGAAGTTCGACCCCACGCTGAAGCTCACCGAGCGGCCCGCCGTGGTGCTCGTCGTCGGCGTCAACGGCGTCGGCAAGACGACGACGATCGGCAAGTTCGCGAAGTTCGTGCGCAATTACGGGCGCACGGTCGTCGTCGGTGCGGCGGACACCTTCCGTGCGGCGGCGGTCGAGCAGCTCGCGACCTGGGCCGAGCGCGCCGGAGCCGACCTGGTGCGTCCGCAGCAGCAGGGTCAGGACCCGGCGTCGGTCGCCTTCCAGACGGTCGAGAAGGCCAAGCGCGACGGCACCGAGATCGTCATCATCGACACCGCCGGCCGTCTGCAGACCAAGACGGGGCTCATGGACGAGCTCGGCAAGATCCGCCGCGTGATCGAGAAGCAGGCGCCGATCGCCGAGGTGCTGCTCGTGCTCGATGCGACGACGGGTCAGAACGGGCTGTCGCAGGCGCAGGCCTTCCTCGAGGTGGCGGGCATCACCGGACTCGTGATCACGAAGCTCGACGGCTCCGCGAAGGGCGGCTTCGTTCTCGCCGTGCAGGAGAAGACGGGCCTGCCGATCAAGCTCATCGGTCAGGGCGAGGGCATCGGCGACCTGACCGGTTTCACCCCTCACGTCTTCGCCCAGAACCTCGTCGGCTGA
- a CDS encoding LLM class flavin-dependent oxidoreductase: MRHGIIILPQLPWADAQRQWRQAEELGFDSAWTYDHLSWRSLADQPWHATVPTLTAAATVTSTIRLGTFVASPNFRHPVTFAKDVATIDDISGGRLQLGLGSGGTGFDAFVLGQSALSPRERHRRFVEFVDDLDVLLRHETGDGGISFDGEYYTAVDARMVGVPAQSPRVPLLLAADGPKGIAFAAERGDGWITLGGRFDADGAGLDGWWKSVAELADRSRDAADAAGRTIERYLNLDSESRFALDSVDAFEDAAGRAEELGFDEVITHWPRVDGIYAGREEVLLEVASRFPHNPA, translated from the coding sequence ATGCGACACGGGATCATCATCCTTCCGCAGCTGCCGTGGGCCGACGCGCAGCGTCAGTGGCGGCAGGCCGAGGAGCTGGGCTTCGACTCGGCCTGGACCTACGACCACCTTTCGTGGCGGAGCCTCGCCGACCAGCCGTGGCACGCCACCGTACCGACGCTCACGGCGGCTGCGACCGTCACCTCGACCATCCGACTCGGCACCTTCGTCGCCTCGCCGAACTTCCGACACCCGGTGACCTTCGCGAAGGACGTCGCGACGATCGACGACATCTCGGGCGGACGCCTGCAGCTCGGCCTCGGGTCGGGCGGCACCGGCTTCGACGCGTTCGTCCTCGGTCAGAGCGCGCTGAGCCCTCGCGAGCGGCACCGCCGATTCGTGGAGTTCGTGGACGACCTCGATGTTCTGCTGCGGCACGAGACGGGCGACGGCGGCATCTCCTTCGACGGCGAGTACTACACCGCGGTCGATGCCCGAATGGTCGGAGTGCCGGCGCAGTCTCCGCGGGTGCCCCTCCTTCTCGCGGCCGACGGCCCCAAAGGCATCGCCTTCGCGGCCGAGCGGGGCGACGGCTGGATCACGCTCGGCGGTCGCTTCGACGCGGACGGCGCCGGGCTCGACGGCTGGTGGAAGTCGGTCGCCGAGTTGGCGGACCGATCGCGCGACGCCGCCGACGCTGCCGGACGCACCATCGAGCGGTATCTCAACCTCGACTCCGAGAGCCGTTTCGCGCTCGACAGCGTCGACGCGTTCGAGGACGCGGCGGGACGCGCCGAGGAGCTCGGCTTCGACGAGGTCATCACCCACTGGCCCCGGGTCGACGGCATCTACGCCGGCCGAGAAGAGGTCCTGCTCGAGGTCGCCTCGCGCTTCCCACACAACCCGGCCTGA
- a CDS encoding gamma carbonic anhydrase family protein, whose translation MSVILPFDGTSPEVDPSAFVASTATLVGRVRLAAESSVFFGAVLRADRDEISIGERSNVQDNVVIHGDPGKPAVVGRGVSIGHGAVVHGCTIEDDCLIGMHATVLNGAVVGRESLVAAGTVVLEGSIIPPRSLVAGVPGKVRRELTDDEVAKLHRNADTYVMLSTRYRED comes from the coding sequence ATGTCCGTGATCCTGCCGTTCGACGGCACCTCTCCCGAAGTCGACCCGTCGGCGTTCGTGGCGTCGACCGCCACCCTCGTCGGTCGGGTCCGACTCGCCGCCGAGTCGAGTGTGTTCTTCGGCGCGGTGCTGCGCGCCGACCGCGATGAGATCAGCATCGGGGAACGCAGCAACGTGCAGGACAACGTCGTCATCCACGGCGATCCCGGCAAGCCCGCCGTCGTCGGCCGCGGCGTCAGCATCGGGCACGGTGCGGTCGTGCACGGCTGCACCATCGAAGACGACTGCCTGATCGGGATGCACGCCACCGTGCTGAACGGCGCCGTCGTCGGACGCGAGTCCCTCGTCGCGGCGGGGACGGTCGTCCTCGAGGGCTCGATCATCCCGCCCCGCTCGCTGGTGGCCGGCGTGCCCGGCAAGGTGCGACGCGAGCTCACCGACGACGAGGTCGCGAAGCTGCACCGCAACGCAGACACCTACGTCATGCTGTCGACGCGCTACCGGGAGGACTGA
- a CDS encoding aldo/keto reductase: protein MCSHRVQRLSDMARDYDVSTSGLALAWLRHHPDVTAPIVSPRTSAQWIAVDEATELELGEDDVERIGGLFL, encoded by the coding sequence ATGTGTTCCCACCGCGTGCAGAGACTCTCCGACATGGCCCGCGACTACGACGTGAGCACCTCGGGTCTCGCCCTGGCGTGGCTGCGGCACCACCCCGATGTGACCGCGCCGATCGTGTCGCCGCGCACGAGCGCACAATGGATCGCCGTCGACGAGGCGACCGAGCTCGAACTCGGCGAGGACGACGTCGAACGGATAGGCGGGCTCTTCCTCTGA
- the ffh gene encoding signal recognition particle protein translates to MPPDVNLDVVKDFTGKVRERALEASTSQALNPAQQVVQIVNEELVGILGGKQRRLEFAKQPPTVIMLAGLQGAGKTTLAGKLAKWLTKEGHTPLLVAADLQRPNAVTQLQVVGEQAGANVYAPEPGNGVGNPVKVAKESIKFARDKQYDVVIVDTAGRLGVDAELMKQAADIRKAVDPDEVLFVIDAMIGQDAVNTAKAFQDGVDFTGVVLSKLDGDARGGAALSVAQVTERPIIFASTGESLDDFEPFHPDRMASRILDLGDILTLIEQAQQAFDEEEARKVAEKFATDSFTLDDFLRQMQQLRNMGSIKKMIGMLPGAKGMREQLDNFDEKEIVRTEAIIQSMTKAERVNPKILNGSRRLRIARGSGMTVTDVNQLVQRFEQAAKMMKTVAKGGVPQMPGMGPVGAGGYGGGRKKQQQKKAGSRSGNPAKRAAENAARASGSAAPTSSGGSGFGLGNKGAAAPSEEELAALQKMLGR, encoded by the coding sequence GTGCCACCCGACGTCAACCTCGACGTCGTCAAGGACTTCACGGGCAAGGTGCGCGAGCGCGCCCTGGAAGCGAGCACCAGTCAGGCGCTGAACCCCGCCCAGCAGGTGGTGCAGATCGTCAACGAGGAGCTCGTCGGCATCCTCGGTGGCAAGCAGCGTCGACTCGAGTTCGCGAAGCAGCCGCCGACCGTGATCATGCTCGCCGGTCTGCAGGGCGCCGGTAAGACGACCCTCGCGGGCAAGCTCGCGAAGTGGCTGACGAAGGAGGGGCACACCCCTCTGCTCGTCGCCGCCGACCTCCAGCGCCCCAACGCCGTCACCCAGCTCCAGGTGGTCGGCGAGCAGGCGGGCGCCAACGTCTACGCGCCCGAGCCGGGCAACGGCGTCGGCAACCCGGTGAAGGTCGCCAAGGAGTCGATCAAGTTCGCGCGCGACAAGCAGTACGACGTCGTCATCGTCGACACCGCGGGCCGCCTCGGTGTCGACGCCGAGCTGATGAAGCAGGCCGCCGACATCCGCAAGGCGGTCGACCCCGACGAGGTGCTCTTCGTCATCGACGCGATGATCGGTCAGGATGCGGTCAACACCGCGAAGGCGTTCCAGGACGGTGTCGACTTCACCGGTGTGGTGCTCAGCAAGCTGGACGGCGACGCCCGCGGCGGGGCCGCGCTCTCGGTCGCCCAGGTCACCGAGCGCCCCATCATCTTCGCCTCGACCGGCGAGTCGCTCGACGACTTCGAGCCCTTCCACCCCGACCGCATGGCGAGTCGCATCCTCGACCTCGGCGACATCCTCACCCTCATCGAGCAGGCCCAGCAGGCCTTCGACGAGGAGGAGGCGCGCAAGGTCGCCGAGAAGTTCGCGACCGACAGTTTCACCCTCGACGACTTCCTGAGGCAGATGCAGCAGCTGCGCAATATGGGCTCGATCAAGAAGATGATCGGCATGCTGCCCGGCGCGAAGGGCATGCGCGAGCAGCTCGACAACTTCGACGAGAAGGAGATCGTGCGCACCGAGGCGATCATCCAGTCGATGACGAAGGCCGAGCGGGTGAATCCGAAGATCCTCAACGGGTCGCGCCGCCTTCGCATCGCCCGCGGATCGGGCATGACCGTCACCGACGTCAATCAGCTCGTGCAGCGCTTCGAGCAGGCCGCCAAGATGATGAAGACCGTCGCCAAGGGCGGCGTTCCTCAGATGCCCGGGATGGGGCCCGTGGGTGCCGGAGGTTACGGCGGCGGCCGCAAGAAGCAGCAGCAGAAGAAGGCCGGATCCCGTTCCGGCAACCCGGCCAAGCGGGCGGCCGAGAACGCGGCGCGCGCTTCCGGCAGCGCCGCGCCGACCTCGTCGGGCGGATCCGGTTTCGGGCTCGGCAACAAGGGCGCTGCCGCGCCGAGCGAGGAAGAGCTCGCCGCGCTGCAGAAGATGCTCGGCCGCTGA
- a CDS encoding YbhB/YbcL family Raf kinase inhibitor-like protein has protein sequence MTGHDPYEGLTALPSFTLTSDDITDGAPLKSAQYSADSGGADVSPQLSWSGFPEETKTFAVTVYDPDAPTASGFWHWAVFNIPADITELASGAGAAGGILPVGAVTLPNEARLKQFIGAAPPEGTGVHRYFVAVHALPEELEIDAESTPAILGFNLNFRAIARAVIVGTGEAGGASA, from the coding sequence ATGACTGGACACGACCCCTACGAAGGTCTCACCGCGCTGCCCTCGTTCACCCTGACGAGCGACGACATCACCGACGGGGCGCCGCTCAAGTCCGCCCAGTATTCGGCGGATTCCGGCGGCGCCGACGTGTCGCCACAGCTGTCCTGGTCGGGGTTCCCCGAGGAGACCAAGACCTTCGCCGTCACCGTCTACGACCCCGACGCGCCGACCGCCTCCGGGTTCTGGCACTGGGCGGTGTTCAACATCCCCGCCGACATCACCGAACTGGCATCCGGCGCGGGAGCGGCGGGCGGGATCCTGCCCGTCGGCGCCGTCACGCTGCCGAACGAGGCCCGCCTCAAGCAGTTCATCGGCGCCGCACCGCCCGAGGGAACCGGCGTGCACCGCTACTTCGTCGCCGTCCACGCGCTTCCCGAGGAGCTCGAGATCGACGCCGAGTCGACCCCGGCCATCCTCGGCTTCAACCTCAACTTCCGCGCCATCGCCCGCGCGGTCATCGTCGGCACAGGAGAGGCCGGCGGCGCCTCCGCATGA
- a CDS encoding LLM class F420-dependent oxidoreductase, translating into MTSSNFAVDRPVRIGVQIAPQHAQYALIRETLQRVEDMGADIAFNWDHFYPLSGEPDGLHFEAWTELAAWAEQTERIELGPLVNCNSYRNPNLQADMARTIDHISGGRFIFGTGAGWFERDYQEYGYEFGTAGTRLDALARDLPIIRDRWTKLNPAPTRRIPILIGGGGEKKTLRIVAEHADIWHSFSDEATLRRKLDILRAHADDVGRDISGIELSTEVKNRSVDEADAQYDLGVRLFTVGITGPDYDLAPVQRWIDWRDAKNS; encoded by the coding sequence GTGACCTCTTCGAACTTCGCCGTCGACCGTCCCGTCCGCATCGGCGTGCAGATCGCGCCCCAGCACGCCCAGTACGCGCTCATCCGCGAGACCCTTCAGCGGGTCGAAGACATGGGCGCCGACATCGCGTTCAACTGGGACCACTTCTACCCCCTGTCGGGCGAGCCCGACGGCCTTCACTTCGAGGCGTGGACCGAGCTGGCCGCGTGGGCCGAGCAGACTGAGCGGATCGAGCTCGGGCCGCTGGTCAACTGCAACTCGTACCGCAACCCGAACCTGCAGGCCGACATGGCCCGCACCATCGACCACATCTCGGGCGGCCGGTTCATCTTCGGCACCGGGGCCGGCTGGTTCGAGCGCGACTATCAGGAGTACGGCTACGAGTTCGGCACCGCCGGCACCCGCCTCGACGCGCTCGCCCGCGACCTGCCGATCATCCGCGACCGGTGGACGAAGCTGAACCCGGCGCCGACGCGGCGCATCCCGATCCTCATCGGCGGAGGCGGCGAGAAGAAGACCCTCCGCATCGTCGCCGAGCACGCCGACATCTGGCACAGCTTCTCGGATGAGGCCACCCTGCGCCGCAAGCTCGACATCCTCCGCGCCCACGCCGACGACGTCGGCCGCGACATCAGCGGGATCGAGCTGTCGACCGAGGTGAAGAACCGCAGCGTCGACGAAGCCGACGCGCAATACGACCTCGGGGTCCGCCTCTTCACCGTCGGCATCACCGGTCCCGACTACGACCTCGCTCCGGTGCAGCGCTGGATCGACTGGCGCGACGCGAAGAACTCCTGA
- a CDS encoding glutamate--cysteine ligase — translation MAIEFGTSQRSTLGLEWELALVDRASGDLSPTAPEILEHFEHAEEDGIAQVTGELLTNTVEVVTGVHRTVRGASEELAATIERIRDLAEPLGADLMCAGTHPFAQWTQQRVTDKERYATLIDRTQWWGRQMLIWGVHMHVGIEDRDKVLPILNGLLTYYPHFQALSASSPYWSGEPTGYASSRAMLFQQLPTAGLPPQFGAWANYEGLVDDLLHVGVIDHYDEIRWDIRPSPKWGTIEIRACDGLSTLQEVRALAALVQCLVEEFSTMLDRGEDIPTMQPWFVRENKWRAARYGMETILIQNAAGDERLVREDTAELITRLEPVAERLGCLEELHELDVILDRGASYERQLRTAARNGGSLKSVVAHLVAELRDGIDPPL, via the coding sequence GTGGCCATCGAATTCGGCACCTCTCAGCGCTCGACACTCGGACTCGAGTGGGAGCTGGCCCTCGTCGATCGTGCGAGCGGCGACCTCTCCCCCACGGCCCCCGAGATCCTCGAGCACTTCGAGCACGCGGAGGAGGACGGCATCGCCCAAGTGACGGGCGAGCTGCTCACGAACACGGTCGAGGTGGTGACCGGCGTGCACCGCACCGTGCGCGGCGCCTCCGAGGAGCTCGCGGCGACGATCGAGCGGATCCGCGACCTCGCGGAGCCGCTCGGCGCCGACCTCATGTGCGCGGGCACCCACCCGTTCGCGCAGTGGACCCAGCAGCGGGTCACCGACAAGGAGCGCTACGCGACGCTCATCGACCGGACGCAGTGGTGGGGTCGGCAGATGCTCATCTGGGGCGTGCACATGCACGTCGGCATCGAGGACCGCGACAAGGTGCTGCCGATCCTCAACGGCCTGCTCACCTACTACCCGCATTTCCAGGCGCTGTCGGCGTCGAGCCCGTACTGGTCGGGAGAGCCGACCGGGTACGCGTCGAGCCGCGCGATGCTTTTCCAGCAGCTTCCGACCGCGGGACTGCCGCCGCAGTTCGGGGCATGGGCGAACTACGAGGGCCTCGTCGACGACCTCCTGCACGTCGGCGTGATCGACCACTACGACGAGATCCGATGGGACATCCGGCCGTCGCCGAAGTGGGGAACGATCGAGATCCGCGCGTGCGACGGGCTGTCGACCCTGCAGGAGGTGCGGGCACTCGCGGCGCTCGTGCAGTGCCTCGTGGAGGAGTTCTCGACGATGCTCGACCGCGGCGAGGACATCCCGACGATGCAGCCGTGGTTCGTGCGCGAGAACAAGTGGCGCGCCGCCCGATACGGCATGGAGACGATCCTCATCCAGAACGCGGCGGGCGACGAGCGCCTCGTCCGGGAGGACACGGCCGAGTTGATCACGCGGCTCGAGCCCGTCGCCGAACGACTCGGCTGCCTCGAGGAACTGCACGAGCTCGACGTCATCCTCGACCGCGGGGCGAGCTACGAGCGCCAGCTGCGCACCGCCGCCCGCAACGGCGGCAGCCTCAAGTCGGTCGTCGCGCACCTCGTCGCGGAGCTGCGGGACGGCATCGACCCGCCCCTGTGA
- the rpsP gene encoding 30S ribosomal protein S16, with the protein MSVKIRLKRFGKIRAPFYRIVVADSRTKRDGRVIEEIGKYHPTENPSFIEVDSDRAQYWLSVGAQPTEQVAAILKLTGDWGKFKGDKDAVSTVQTREPKAAFEADSKKKPVLRPKSEPKAAPAEEAPDADADAADETTEA; encoded by the coding sequence GTGTCTGTCAAGATCCGCCTCAAGCGTTTCGGCAAGATCCGCGCCCCGTTCTACCGCATCGTCGTCGCCGACTCGCGCACCAAGCGCGACGGCCGCGTGATCGAGGAGATCGGCAAGTACCACCCCACCGAGAACCCCTCGTTCATCGAGGTCGACTCCGACCGCGCGCAGTACTGGCTGAGCGTCGGCGCCCAGCCCACTGAGCAGGTCGCCGCCATCCTCAAGCTCACGGGTGACTGGGGCAAGTTCAAGGGCGACAAGGACGCGGTCAGCACCGTGCAGACCCGCGAGCCCAAGGCCGCGTTCGAGGCCGACTCGAAGAAGAAGCCCGTCCTGCGCCCGAAGTCCGAGCCCAAGGCCGCTCCCGCCGAGGAGGCGCCCGACGCCGACGCCGACGCCGCCGACGAGACCACCGAGGCCTGA
- a CDS encoding RNA-binding protein, with the protein MLAAALEHLVKGIVDNPDQVQVTEKSTNRGDLLEVRVHPDDLGRVIGRSGRTAKALRTLVGALADGRRVRVDVVDTDE; encoded by the coding sequence GTGCTCGCAGCCGCCCTCGAGCACCTCGTCAAGGGAATCGTCGACAACCCTGACCAGGTGCAGGTGACCGAGAAGTCGACGAACCGTGGCGATCTGCTCGAGGTGCGGGTGCACCCCGACGACCTCGGCCGAGTGATCGGCCGGTCGGGACGCACGGCCAAGGCGCTGCGCACCCTCGTCGGTGCGCTCGCCGACGGACGACGCGTGCGTGTCGACGTCGTCGACACCGACGAGTAG
- the rimM gene encoding ribosome maturation factor RimM (Essential for efficient processing of 16S rRNA), with product MPRKQASGRSAQTQLRVGRLTKAHGLKGALKLELFTDDPERRFVPGAEFALQVPDDSPWHGKRLTLSELRWYNGHPVGFFEGISDRSAAESLVKAILWVDQSADEPAEDDAWYDHQLVGLDVVRDGEKIGVITRLEHLPAQDLLVVKTDEREVMVPFVRAIVPTVDLATRQVTVTPPTGLFEELPDDPDDAAPAENAGGEAVSSEAGEGESAGQTDGAESSADESSADQRPDAD from the coding sequence GTGCCACGCAAACAAGCCTCCGGACGATCGGCGCAGACTCAGCTCCGAGTCGGTCGCCTCACCAAGGCGCACGGACTCAAGGGTGCGCTGAAGCTCGAGCTCTTCACCGACGACCCCGAGCGCCGGTTCGTTCCCGGCGCCGAGTTCGCCCTGCAGGTGCCCGACGATTCGCCGTGGCACGGCAAGCGGCTGACCCTCTCCGAACTGCGCTGGTACAACGGGCATCCCGTCGGATTCTTCGAGGGCATCTCCGACCGCTCAGCGGCCGAGTCGCTCGTGAAGGCGATCCTCTGGGTCGACCAGAGCGCCGATGAACCGGCCGAGGACGACGCCTGGTACGACCACCAGCTGGTCGGACTCGACGTCGTCCGCGACGGCGAGAAGATCGGTGTCATCACCCGTCTCGAACACCTCCCCGCGCAGGACCTCCTCGTGGTGAAGACCGACGAGCGCGAGGTGATGGTGCCGTTCGTGCGCGCCATCGTCCCCACCGTGGACCTCGCGACGCGGCAGGTCACCGTCACTCCGCCGACGGGACTCTTCGAAGAGCTCCCCGACGACCCCGATGATGCCGCCCCTGCCGAGAATGCGGGCGGCGAGGCTGTTTCGTCGGAGGCCGGTGAGGGCGAGAGCGCCGGGCAGACCGACGGGGCGGAGTCCTCGGCGGACGAGTCGAGCGCCGACCAGCGCCCCGACGCCGACTGA